In Ptychodera flava strain L36383 chromosome 17, AS_Pfla_20210202, whole genome shotgun sequence, one genomic interval encodes:
- the LOC139116228 gene encoding uncharacterized protein → MKSIHFLFSLSIASLFFICVECHVCMISPPQRGSMQGLNTPGADDCILLTGPCGGRNSTGAPSQGVRLGSQYTVTFQKNLDHFNSTTPGKFTIGMSDPTQQTFQQLSMVPDDSQPSLSLYSVNVTIPGVVYTHGVIQVQYQTNNPAAPPVFYQCADVFLFA, encoded by the exons ATGAAGTCGATACACTTCCTATTTTCTCTGTCCATCGCCAGTTTATTTTTCATCTGTGTTGAATGTCACGTTTGTATGATCAGTCCACCACAAAGAGGTTCCATGCAAGGACTCAACACGCCAG GTGCTGATGATTGTATCTTACTGACCGGACCTTGTGGGGGTCGAAATTCAACTGGAGCTCCAAGCCAGGGTGTAAG GCTGGGGTCTCAGTACACGGTGACTTTTCAGAAGAATCTTGACCATTTCAATAGTACCACTCCA GGTAAATTTACCATTGGAATGAGTGATCCAACACAGCAAACTTTCCAACAGCTGTCCATGGTTCCTGATGATTCTCAACCATCATTATCACTGTATTCCGTGAATGTTACCATCCCAGG TGTAGTGTACACTCATGGTGTCATCCAG GTACAATACCAGACCAACAACCCTGCAGCCCCACCTGTGTTCTATCAATGTGCAGACGTATTCCTCTTTGCTTAG
- the LOC139116227 gene encoding small ribosomal subunit protein eS25-like, with translation MPPKQQKKGQDKNPKKSDKPKSQGGKAKKKKWSKGKVRDKLNNLVLFDKATYDKLYKEVPSYKLITPSVVSERLKVRGSLARAALKELLAKGLIKEVVKHHSQVIYTRNPTKDAES, from the exons CCTccaaaacaacagaaaaaggGGCAGGACAAAAATCCTAAAAAGTCAGATAAGCCCAAGTCACAGGGTGGCAAAGCCAAAAAGAAG AAATGGTCCAAAGGAAAGGTTCGCGACAAACTGAACAATTTGGTATTGTTTGACAAAGCCACATATGACAAATTATACAAGGAAGTTCCAAGCTACAAGTTGATAACACCATCAGTTGTATCGGAAAGGCTGAAGGTCCGAGGATCCCTCGCCAGGGCAGCACTTAAAGAACTTTTGGCAAAAG GTTTGATAAAAGAAGTAGTCAAACACCACTCACAGGTCATCTACACAAGAAATCCCACAAAAGATGCTGAATCTTAG